The genomic DNA tatggTGGactgcgaagtcaagtgggccttaggaagcatcactattaacaaagttagtaaaggtgatggaattcaagctgaattatttcaaatcctaaaagatgatgctgtgaaagtgctgcgctcaatatgccagcaaaattgggaaactcagcagtggccataagactggaaaagctcagttttcattctaatcccaaagaagggcaatgccaaagaatgttcaaattaccccacaattgcactcatttcacatgctggcaatcCTTCAAGTCaaacttcaacaatatgtgaactgagaactttcagatgtacaaactggatttagtaaaggcaaaggaatcagagatcaaattgccaacatccactggattgtagaaaaagcaagagaattccagaaaaacatgtacttctgcttcattgactacaccaaagcctttgactgtgtggatcacagcaaactgaggaatattcttgaagagaggggaatgccagaccaccttaccagaaacctgtatgcggatgaagaagcaacagttagaaccagacatggaacaacagactggttcaaacttgggaaaggtgtacatcaaggctatatattttcaccctgcttatttaacttctatgcagagtacgtcatatgaaatactgggctggatgaaatgcaagctggaatcaagattgcctgaagaaatagcaataacttcagatatgcagatgtcccATCACTTGCCCATCATTGgatggggaaccaatggaaacagtgacagactattttcttgggctccaaaaccccTGCAGccagtgagtgcagccatgaaattaaaagatgcctgcactttcaaagaaaagctatgacaaagtagacagcatattaaaaagcagagacatcactttgctgacaaaaggtcTAGCCAAAGTTAgtcaaaggtccgtatagtcaaagactacttgtttttccagtagtcatgtaaggatgtgagagttcgaccataaggaagactgagcaccaaagaattgatgcttttgaattgtgttgctggagaagactcttgagagtgtcttggactgtaagatcaaaccagtcaattccaatggaaatcaatcctgagtatccattggaaggatggatactgaagctgaagcttttgggtacctgatgtgaaaacctgattcagtggaaaagaccctgatgttgggaaagatggaaggcaaaacaagggggcaacagaggatgatttggttggacggcatcactgactcaacggacatgagtttgagcaacctccaggagacagtgaaggacagggaagcctggtgtgctgcagtccctggggttgcagagttggacaccacttggagactgaacaacaaaatgtctGTAGGGAACTGTAAGGCCCTTGAGAGGAAAAGACCATTTTTATATTCTGTACTTAACATTCTCTTAGCTCAGTGTTAAACAAATATTCACTAATTTTATGAAAAGAAGAATGGATGAAAGGAAGAATAGTCATAGTGCCCCTCCAGAATGCTTTTTGTGTTGGGTTCAGCTAAGTAGGTCAGTTACCAAACAAAGGATTATTTATAAGAGTTCTGGAAAGCTTTCCTGCCAAAATTTCTCTTCCACATTATACTACTACTAGTTGAAATGTTACCACTGTTGGAGGCTCACCCAGCTCTACCCTCTCCCAAAAGGCAAACAGGCCTGAGGAGGTGGGAGTAGTATGTCTTTCAAACATGCCAGTCAGCTGAATGCAAACTGAGCAGCACAAAGAGTTCAGTGAGCCAACCAGTCACGCCTGGGCTTATGTCACGGGGAAGTGCTGATCAAGCAGAGTGAAAAGAAAGGCTAATGTCCAGGAAAAAGCAAAAGGAGGAAAGGGGGTGGTCCGAGAGGCCAGGGTATGAGTCAGCCTCGCAAGGGCTGGCAGCAGTCTCGTCAGCAGTGGCATGGCAAGCAGCAGAGAAAAGGGTATTTGCCATTGCACTGTGAGAATGGAGGGAAGGGGTGTATGGCTGCCGTGAATTATGGCAGATGTTTGGGTGAGGGAACTGAAGGAAATCAATAGGAAATACAACTAGGACTTAACAAGGAAGTGGCAACGATGGAACACAAGCTGAGATCAGTGAACTAATTCAGATACTCACAAGCAGACAGAAACTACCAGAAAGCAAAGGGGCAGAGGAAGACTGATCCGAGGGAAGTAGCCATCAGGTGCCAGAAGTTAGCCTTTCCTTATCTTCTAGCACGTCCTCTCACTTTCACCTCTTTGCCTCTGCTTCATCCTACCCTGAATTCACATACCCCCTCATCTcagttctttgctgtctgagaaGCAGCAGAGTCAAACAAAATATGGTCTCGTGATTGGTTTCATGTCACTCTCGGTCCATATCCCAACCTTATCCCAAACTACATAAAAATGAAGAATCgtatttcatctttctctttattctcaAAATACAATAGCATAAAAATCCAAAAGGAATAGGTTATTTCCTGTGTGGTCTCCAGTGCTCTGAGGCAGAACTGAGCCCAGAGGAATGTGAGAGGACCATCTTAAGCCAGTAATAGTTACTGTCTGAGTTTGAGGGCCCCAAACCAAATCCCTGGATGTGTGCTGGGGCTTGGGCTCCAGTTCTTGCAGAGGAATAGGAGTGGAAATCATTTTGAGATGACAAACAGACCAGAAGAGCGCTCAGCAGCAGTAAGGTCTGGGGGGAGAAGCCGGGAAGGTGACCCTCCTTTCTGCCGCCAAGTAAGGCAGAGGCGTGTGTCTCCAGCAAGGGCTGAAGTAGGTAGCAGCTCCTCGGATCCCATAATGGAGAGGCCAACCCACGCCGGGGCTGGTTAACTGGCGTGCTGGGACAGTGGAATGCTAGCCATAAGAATGGAGACAAACTGCTCCAATCTCTGAGCAGCTTGCCTCCCAGCCTCTAGTACTTCCTCGTGATTGGCCTTCCCCTGGCTCTCATAATCCAAGATGACCTTGTTTGTGATGAGTGAGAAGCCAAAGACTCGAAGTCCACAGTGTCTTGCGACTATAACTTCTGGTACCGTGCTcatgcctgatgtgaagaaagagggaaataaaactgTCAGAATCCCCAAATGACCCTTAGCCTCAGCTCCGTTCACCACCTTGTTGACAATTCGACACTAAGAAAACATCCAAAGAAGCAGCTAAATTAGTGTCAAGCTTAGGTTGTTCTGTATTATCTAAAAGATTTGGGCTTCAGGGGGCGTTACACATTTCTTATAATATTGCAAGGCTTTATTTCTATCTCTGCGTGTGATCATTTTAAAGTCAATTCTAATGTTGCAATTCTATTTTCCAGCCAGAGGTATACAAGGTACCTAcgatttttgttaaaataatcaaaaacagTTATCACACAATGGACAGTTCTCACATTAGCATTACACTGGTTAAAGTCCTTGGTGCTGGGTGGTGGGTTGAGGCTACAGTGCAAACCCCTCTAAAACCCACCTTTAAAGTCAGTTAATTCAATCTTCTCTTAAAGCAGACCCCTACTTCAGTGTATCATCTAACGCTACAATCTTTTACTCTTTTCCAACCTATTTTACCAGGATCCTCTCTTCAAGCCTCCAAGTCAAGGGAGTTCCTTGGCaatccagtgtttaagactctgtacttccaatgcagggactgcagattcaatccctgactggggaactaagatcccacatgccctgcagagcagccaaaaacaaaacaaaacaaaacaaaaaagtcccGCCAAATTATGAAGCCACCAGCCAAGTTCCCCTTCTCACCAACAGCATCCGCCCCTAGCTTCTGCAGCAGGTGACACTCTGCCACAGTTTCAAAATTGGGGCCCGCCACCATCACGTAGGTGCCTTCCTGTAACTCTCTCTGCTCCCCCATTTGTTTCCAGGTACTGTGAGCTTTCTGCCTCATATCCCGGTCGTAGGCATCAGACATGGCAGGGAAACGAACTCCAAACCTAGAGCACAGGTTGCATTATCTCAGATTAATGGAATATAGCAAGCTCTCCAAGCTGACCCATCTAAACAAAAAGAAGCAGGAGAGATACCTTTCCTCATTGGGCCCTCTGAGAGGGTTCTCACCACTGAAACCAGGTAGGTTGATGTGATCACGGATCAGCATGATATCGCCAACCTCAAAGTTGGGGTTGAGCCCTCCAGCTGCATTGGTGACCACTAGGGTCTCCACACCCAGAAGCCGGAAAACCCTCACTGGGAATGTCAccttagaagagaaaaataaacatcagagagttttctttaaaattttaccaaTATACCCAAGCAGATAAAtattacatacatcatgaaagaagagaaaggcgGGAGACCTAAAATCTACCTTGCTTAAGCAGCCAGGTAGTAAAACAGGAGAGAGAGGTCTATGTCCCTTCTTCCAGACCCAGTCAGGCTTGTGCCTCTGTTTTACCTTCCAGAGCGGGTAGCCTTCATACATGTGGAACCTGCCCTGCATCATCACACAGGCTCTGCCATTCAAGATCCCAAACACCAGTCGACCAGCATGACCTGGCACTGTAtgcagaaaagagaaggaaatgcatGGAATGAAGCTTTCATACAACACATATCCCCTGAGCACCTACACTGGCCCGACTCACCCTGTTCAACATGTGAGGGTATAATTAACCAATAGAAAACATCATCCTCTCCACTCTCAGAAACTTTAAGTCTGGTGGAGgtgtgctcagccgcttcagtcgtgtccaactctttgtgaccctgtggactgcagcccaccaggctcctctgtccatgggactctctaggcaagaataatactggagtaggttgccattcccttctccaggggatcgtcccaacctagggactgaaccagggtctcctgtactgcaggtagattctttactactgaaccaccagggaagccacgggTGGGGGGAGACAGAAAGTAATCATAAACTTAGGTACAAGCACACTCTGAGATTAGGGCGATGGGGGCAAAGATGTTCAATGTGAATATACACCAGTTACTtcttaaagaaactttaaaagaatgagaaagtcATAAGGcaagagaataaaagaaataagtaGGTAATAGAACAGTGGGTAAAAGAGACTAAGCGCGGAATAATGAATGCAGTGAGTGTCGTAATCACAGACCTCTTTTCCAGAATTTTCAAAACTCTCAAAATGCATATTCTTATGACCATAACTAAGCTATATGCTTCCTGACTCATGAAAGGAAGCTCATGGTATAGCCTAGCTTCCTAAAAAGGCTATGAACAAGGAAACGGGCTGACACTGGACCCATACAAGTCTTTTCTGTGACTCACAAAATAGTCCTGTGGGAATACATGCCCTGTATGTGACAGGTAGGGGCATGGGACTGCAAAGGTAACTCCTCACACAGACATAGTAACAATTATTACTATTTCTTTCATCTACCATTTCTAAAGGGAATCCATGGTCTGGGAGAACAACCAAAACAAAGAGGGAGAGTTCAGGGGGTACTTAGAGACTGAGGAGCATATGAAAAAGTTACCTGTAATAGAGCAGAGGTGATTCAGTTAGGAAAACCCAAGTagagtataaaaaataaattgacaaaGTTTAAAACGATTAACCACTTTTCACTGAGTGCAGTGCCCTTGTCACTGGGTAGAGTGGCAGACGGAGCCAAAGTCACTACTATCTCCCTTAGAAAACTTTGCACTCCCTTCTCTCtactatttccttcttcaaccCCATTGCCACTCCCTGCTCTGGTCTCCTAGTCTTATTCCAAAGGGAATGAAAAATATCTGTTAAAAGTCTTAACTCTCcagggaaaagaggaaggaaggcacaatctgaaaaattaataataaaccaACAGAAGTTAGTCCTgagaaattaataattaaatcaaATAAACTACCCTTGTCCTTGAACAAGTAAACTAGGCCATTTCTCACCTGACCCTCCTCTAAGCCTCACCCTTGGCAAGAGAAACTCCctcaatcagggatggaacccagtccCTGCAGTGAACTggggagtgttagccactggacttcCGGGGAAGTCTGGCCTTGGAGCTTCTGGCTGCTATTGAGATGCTCCATACACTCTCCTCAGATCCCTCAGAGCTCCACTGTGCATAGGgggcccttccccacccccaacaaagGTCAGTGTGAACCAAGTCTTGTGTTTTCATATATTACCTGGGTGTTTGTCTGCAAGAACACAGCAGTCAGTGTGCTCATTTGTTGGTATGTACCAGTGTGTGCCTTATTCTAGGACTGGAACTAGAGCTGGGGAGATTGAGAATGGTAGGAACACACAGGACAGGGTGAGGGtgggtgtgtggggtgggggtggggggctgactTTGTCCCGGGGGGTCACAGGCACTTCTTTCTCCATGTGGGATGCAGACTGAAAGAAATGAGTGAGGTGTCTGAGGATGTGGTGACCACAGTGTGTGGGGGGAAAGGATGTCTAGGGGAAGTGTTGTAAAGCTTTAAGGAACTGAGTCATTAGGCATAGGAAATATGTCA from Ovis aries strain OAR_USU_Benz2616 breed Rambouillet chromosome 7, ARS-UI_Ramb_v3.0, whole genome shotgun sequence includes the following:
- the LOC114114873 gene encoding purine nucleoside phosphorylase; the protein is MENGFTYEDYQDTAKWLLSHTKHRPQVAVICGSGLGGLINRLTQAQTFDYSEIPNFPQSTVPGHAGRLVFGILNGRACVMMQGRFHMYEGYPLWKVTFPVRVFRLLGVETLVVTNAAGGLNPNFEVGDIMLIRDHINLPGFSGENPLRGPNEERFGVRFPAMSDAYDRDMRQKAHSTWKQMGEQRELQEGTYVMVAGPNFETVAECHLLQKLGADAVGMSTVPEVIVARHCGLRVFGFSLITNKVILDYESQGKANHEEVLEAGRQAAQRLEQFVSILMASIPLSQHAS